The following proteins come from a genomic window of Desulfobulbaceae bacterium:
- a CDS encoding HDOD domain-containing protein, whose product MIEEQKDPERSERMSEIFSKLNMSELPAMSHNVQELISLTCSSRSAASELSRVILKDYSLTNKVLQVVNSAYYSIGRPVNSISRAVAILGFDAVRDLATAIALFEEFIKSGVEKDS is encoded by the coding sequence GATCCCGAACGATCAGAACGTATGTCTGAAATTTTTTCTAAACTGAACATGAGTGAACTGCCGGCCATGTCTCACAATGTTCAGGAACTGATCTCTTTGACCTGTAGCAGTCGCTCTGCTGCTTCCGAACTGTCTCGGGTTATTCTCAAAGATTATTCGCTCACTAACAAGGTGCTTCAGGTTGTTAACTCGGCCTATTATTCTATTGGCAGGCCGGTGAACTCCATATCGAGAGCTGTTGCAATCTTGGGGTTTGATGCTGTTCGTGATCTGGCGACTGCTATTGCACTTTTTGAAGAGTTTATTAAGTCTGGTGTTGAAAAAGATAGT